From Carassius auratus strain Wakin chromosome 1, ASM336829v1, whole genome shotgun sequence, the proteins below share one genomic window:
- the LOC113108669 gene encoding lysozyme C, milk isozyme-like has protein sequence MLAVVVVLFLAAGVSESVILSKCELKRQLERGLTLPAPNSTDILAQIVCHVELTSGFNTSAIKTIAEPEEHSIVQGSRHRRSVKGKGPRTTPRPATRAPRLGSDEDKSEVWTLYGLFQLSDHVVCRSTQSHSLNLCGLTCDKLIDSDTSDDIACVQALINAVSAPNPDPKTSKPIHKMISLIHQPQCITVNTTSFFAGC, from the exons ATGTTGGCAGTCGTGGTTGTTTTATTCCTGGCAGCTGGCGTGAGTGAAAGCGTGATTTTGAGTAAATGTGAGCTGAAGCGGCAGCTTGAAAGAGGCCTTACTCTGCCAGCTCCCAATTCTACAGACATACTGGCACAGA TCGTGTGTCACGTCGAGCTGACCTCTGGCTTCAATACCAGCGCCATTAAGACGATCGCTGAGCCAGAAGAGCACAGCATTGTTCAGGGTTCTCGCCATCGTAGGTCTGTCAAAGGAAAAGGTCCACGCACCACCCCCAGGCCAGCCACCCGTGCACCCCGTTTGGGAAGTGACGAGGACAAAAGTGAGGTCTGGACTCTTTATGGCTTGTTCCAGCTTAGTGACCACGTGGTGTGCCGCTCTACTCAAAGTCATTCACTGAACCTCTGCGGGCTGACCTGCGACA agcTGATTGACAGTGACACCAGTGATGACATAGCCTGTGTCCAGGCTCTTATAAATGCAGT ATCTGCGCCGAATCCTGACCCCAAGACTTCTAAACCCATCCATAAAAT GATCTCGCTGATCCACCAGCCACAGTGCATCACCGTGAACACCACTTCATTCTTCGCCG